In one Paracoccus everestensis genomic region, the following are encoded:
- a CDS encoding acetyl-CoA carboxylase biotin carboxyl carrier protein, producing MSNDSQNGKHHEGDVAFIQSLAELLNASGLLELSVKREYGEHDRLTVSLSKQGKQVTYAAPAPVAAPAPVGMPAPAAAQLPAISEDPASLPGAVTSPMVGTAYLSAEPGSAPFVQIGQSVAEGDTLLIVEAMKTMNHIPSPRAGIVRRILIDDGTPVEFGAPLMVVE from the coding sequence ATGAGCAACGATTCCCAGAACGGCAAACATCACGAGGGCGACGTGGCTTTCATCCAGTCGCTTGCGGAACTGTTGAATGCCAGCGGCCTGTTGGAACTGTCGGTCAAGCGTGAATATGGCGAACACGACCGGCTGACGGTCAGCCTGTCCAAGCAGGGCAAGCAGGTGACCTATGCCGCACCCGCCCCTGTCGCAGCCCCGGCGCCTGTTGGTATGCCTGCCCCCGCCGCCGCGCAGTTGCCCGCGATCAGCGAGGATCCGGCCAGCCTGCCCGGCGCCGTGACATCGCCCATGGTCGGCACCGCTTATCTGTCGGCGGAACCGGGCAGTGCGCCCTTTGTCCAGATCGGGCAATCCGTGGCCGAAGGCGATACGCTGCTGATCGTCGAGGCGATGAAGACCATGAACCACATCCCCTCGCCCCGCGCGGGCATCGTGCGGCGCATCCTGATCGACGACGGCACCCCTGTCGAGTTCGGCGCCCCCCTGATGGTCGTCGAGTGA
- a CDS encoding oligopeptide/dipeptide ABC transporter ATP-binding protein, with protein MALLDIRDLSVRFHTHDAEVHAVTNLSLTVQPGETLGIVGESGSGKSQLAFAVMGLLARNGQASGSVQLDGQEILNAPPKVINRVRAEKIAMIFQDPMTSLNPYMRVADQMAEVLVLHKGLSRHAAVAESVRMLDAVRIPDAKGRIRLYPHEFSGGMRQRVMIAMALLCRPKLLIADEPTTALDVTVQAQIMTLLADLQRDFGMAMILITHDLGVVAGSCERVGVMYGGRIRELGPVGPVFADPAHPYTQGLLSAIPRIDSHAAELVVIPGQPPDMSRPPEGCAFRPRCAYRREECLNRPVLADFALDRWRACFAPLDELRSGRNHAHDQTLA; from the coding sequence ATGGCACTTCTGGACATCCGCGACCTGTCGGTCCGCTTCCACACCCATGACGCCGAGGTTCATGCAGTCACCAATCTCAGCCTGACCGTCCAGCCGGGCGAGACGCTGGGCATCGTCGGCGAATCCGGGTCAGGCAAGTCGCAGCTTGCCTTCGCGGTCATGGGCCTTCTGGCACGCAACGGCCAAGCATCGGGCAGCGTGCAACTGGACGGGCAGGAAATCCTGAACGCCCCGCCCAAGGTCATCAACCGGGTCCGGGCGGAAAAGATCGCGATGATCTTCCAGGATCCGATGACCTCGCTGAACCCCTATATGCGCGTGGCCGACCAGATGGCCGAGGTGCTGGTCCTGCACAAGGGTCTCTCTCGGCACGCGGCCGTGGCCGAATCCGTGCGAATGCTGGACGCGGTGCGCATCCCCGACGCCAAGGGGCGCATCAGGCTTTATCCCCATGAATTCAGCGGAGGGATGCGCCAGCGGGTGATGATCGCGATGGCATTGCTGTGCCGTCCGAAACTGCTGATCGCCGACGAACCGACAACCGCGCTTGACGTGACAGTGCAGGCACAGATCATGACGCTGCTGGCCGACTTGCAGCGCGATTTTGGCATGGCAATGATCCTGATCACCCATGACCTGGGTGTGGTCGCCGGTTCCTGCGAACGTGTCGGGGTCATGTATGGGGGCCGCATCCGCGAACTGGGGCCGGTCGGCCCTGTCTTTGCCGATCCTGCCCACCCCTATACCCAGGGGCTGCTCTCGGCGATCCCGCGCATCGACTCACACGCCGCGGAACTGGTCGTCATCCCCGGCCAGCCACCGGACATGAGCCGCCCGCCCGAAGGTTGCGCCTTCCGGCCACGTTGCGCGTATCGGCGCGAGGAATGCCTGAACCGCCCGGTCCTTGCAGACTTTGCCCTGGACCGCTGGCGTGCCTGCTTTGCGCCCTTGGATGAACTGCGGTCGGGAAGGAACCATGCCCATGATCAAACCCTTGCTTGA
- a CDS encoding oligopeptide/dipeptide ABC transporter ATP-binding protein, whose translation MKPLLDVRDLRVSFPIRQAGAMPWARPRNLRAVNGVDFTLGAGQTLGVVGESGCGKSTMARALIGLVPATGSAEWIDGADLIGLSPRRMMAYRSQIQMIFQDPLASLNPRMTVGQIIAEPLETHHPGMPRAQVKDRVRAMMDRVGLLPSQINRYPHEFSGGQCQRIGIARALIVEPRLIICDEPVSALDVSIQAQVINLLMRLQADLGLSLIFIAHDLSVVRHISDRVMVLYLGKVMEIASADDLYARPQHPYTQALLSAVPVPDPAQDPATRIVPLRGELPSPTTPPTGCVFRTRCPRAQARCAAEVPALTGGDHQTACHFPGPLTAEEIARARTVEAA comes from the coding sequence ATCAAACCCTTGCTTGACGTTCGCGACCTGCGGGTCAGTTTCCCCATCCGGCAGGCGGGCGCGATGCCCTGGGCCAGGCCCCGGAACCTGCGTGCCGTGAACGGCGTGGACTTCACGCTGGGGGCGGGTCAGACCCTAGGCGTCGTGGGTGAATCCGGCTGCGGCAAATCCACCATGGCGCGTGCTTTGATCGGCCTGGTTCCGGCCACGGGCAGCGCGGAATGGATCGACGGCGCCGACCTGATCGGCCTGTCGCCCCGGCGGATGATGGCCTATCGCAGCCAGATCCAGATGATCTTCCAGGATCCGCTGGCCAGCCTCAACCCTCGCATGACCGTAGGCCAGATCATCGCGGAACCGCTGGAAACCCATCATCCGGGAATGCCCAGGGCGCAGGTCAAGGACCGGGTCAGGGCGATGATGGACCGGGTCGGGCTTCTGCCCAGCCAGATCAACCGTTATCCGCATGAATTCAGCGGCGGCCAGTGCCAGCGGATCGGCATCGCTCGTGCGCTGATCGTGGAACCGCGACTGATCATCTGCGACGAACCCGTCAGCGCGCTGGACGTGTCGATCCAAGCGCAGGTCATCAACCTGCTGATGCGGTTGCAGGCCGATCTTGGCCTGTCGCTGATCTTCATTGCCCATGACTTGTCCGTGGTACGCCATATCAGCGACCGGGTGATGGTGCTGTATCTGGGCAAGGTGATGGAGATTGCCTCGGCGGACGATCTGTATGCCCGCCCGCAGCATCCCTATACCCAGGCGCTGCTGTCAGCGGTGCCGGTGCCCGACCCCGCGCAGGATCCGGCGACGCGGATCGTCCCGTTGCGGGGGGAACTGCCCTCGCCCACGACCCCCCCAACGGGCTGCGTGTTCCGCACGCGCTGCCCCCGCGCCCAAGCCCGTTGCGCGGCCGAGGTTCCGGCCCTGACGGGCGGCGATCATCAGACTGCCTGCCATTTCCCCGGCCCCCTGACCGCCGAAGAAATCGCCCGCGCCCGGACAGTGGAAGCAGCCTGA
- the accC gene encoding acetyl-CoA carboxylase biotin carboxylase subunit yields MFDKILIANRGEIALRVIRACREMGIPSVAVHSTADADAMHVRMADESVCIGPAPSSASYLSMPAIISACEITGAQAIHPGYGFLSENAAFVQMVEDHGLTFIGPRAEHIRIMGDKITAKDTMKNLGVPCVPGSDGGVDDVDQAKQVAAQIGYPVIIKATAGGGGRGMKVAQDEAGLEVAFRTARAEAKAAFGNPDVYIEKYLQRPRHIEIQVFGDGKGRAVHLGERDCSLQRRHQKVLEEAPGPAISAQERARIGKTCADAVARIGYSGAGTIEFLYEDGEFYFIEMNTRLQVEHPVTEAIFGVDLVRQQILVAAGHDMEFRQEDLSIRGHSIEVRINAEKVPGFSPCPGRITQYHAPGGLGVRIDSALYDGYSIPPYYDSLIGKLIVHGRDRSEALARLDRALGELIVDGIDTTVPLFTALLQEPDIQAGNYSIHWLERWLDKKFG; encoded by the coding sequence ATGTTCGACAAGATCCTGATCGCCAACCGGGGTGAAATCGCCCTGCGCGTGATTCGCGCCTGCCGGGAAATGGGTATCCCCTCGGTCGCGGTGCATTCCACCGCCGACGCCGATGCGATGCACGTCCGCATGGCCGACGAATCCGTCTGCATCGGTCCCGCCCCATCATCGGCCAGCTATCTGTCGATGCCCGCCATCATCTCGGCCTGCGAGATCACGGGCGCACAGGCAATCCATCCCGGTTACGGCTTCCTGTCCGAAAACGCGGCCTTCGTGCAGATGGTCGAGGATCACGGCCTTACCTTCATCGGTCCGCGCGCGGAACATATCCGCATCATGGGCGACAAGATCACCGCCAAGGACACGATGAAGAACCTGGGCGTGCCCTGCGTTCCCGGCAGCGACGGCGGCGTCGATGACGTCGACCAGGCCAAGCAGGTTGCGGCGCAGATCGGCTATCCGGTCATCATCAAGGCCACGGCCGGCGGCGGCGGACGCGGCATGAAGGTCGCCCAGGACGAAGCAGGCCTGGAAGTCGCCTTTCGCACCGCACGCGCCGAGGCCAAGGCCGCCTTCGGCAATCCGGACGTCTATATCGAGAAATACCTGCAAAGGCCGCGCCATATCGAGATTCAGGTCTTTGGCGACGGCAAAGGCCGCGCGGTCCACCTGGGGGAACGCGATTGTTCCCTGCAGCGCCGCCACCAGAAGGTGCTGGAGGAAGCGCCAGGCCCCGCGATCAGCGCACAGGAACGCGCCCGCATCGGCAAGACCTGCGCCGATGCGGTGGCCCGGATCGGCTATTCGGGGGCGGGGACCATCGAGTTCCTGTACGAGGACGGCGAGTTCTATTTCATCGAGATGAACACCCGCCTGCAGGTCGAGCACCCCGTGACCGAGGCGATCTTCGGCGTCGACCTGGTCCGCCAGCAGATTCTGGTCGCCGCCGGCCACGACATGGAATTCCGCCAAGAGGATCTGTCGATCCGCGGCCATTCGATCGAGGTTCGCATCAACGCCGAAAAGGTGCCAGGCTTTTCGCCCTGTCCGGGACGGATCACGCAATACCATGCGCCGGGCGGGCTGGGGGTGCGCATCGACAGCGCGCTTTACGACGGCTATTCTATCCCGCCCTATTACGACAGCCTTATCGGCAAGCTGATCGTGCATGGCCGCGACCGGTCCGAAGCCCTGGCTCGTCTGGACCGCGCCTTGGGCGAATTGATCGTG
- a CDS encoding phosphoribosyl-ATP diphosphatase, with translation MSAIHNLAATIAARKTADPDESWTAKLLAKGPEKCAEKFGEEAVEAIIEAVKGDRARLTAEAADVIFHLLVMLAARDLTLADVESELDRRAGTSGIAEKATRPS, from the coding sequence ATGAGCGCGATCCACAACCTAGCCGCCACCATTGCCGCCCGCAAGACCGCTGACCCGGACGAAAGCTGGACCGCGAAACTGCTGGCCAAAGGCCCCGAGAAATGCGCCGAGAAATTCGGCGAGGAAGCGGTCGAGGCCATCATCGAAGCCGTCAAGGGCGACCGCGCCCGCCTGACGGCGGAAGCTGCGGACGTGATCTTTCACCTGCTGGTCATGCTGGCCGCACGCGACCTGACCCTGGCGGATGTGGAATCCGAACTGGACCGACGCGCAGGCACCTCGGGGATCGCGGAAAAGGCGACGCGACCGTCCTAG
- a CDS encoding ABC transporter permease subunit, whose product MRSLAHRMTEVKGRSPWADARRRFWRNKAAMAGLVILILVALFAIFGSQFAVWSNEELDFTVMGQVATMGAPSWSNGHYFGTDDLGRDLFARTVQGTQISLLVGIVGAGIAVIVGTLYGAVAGYVGGRTDQVMMRTVDILMSIPYMFVLILLLVMFGRSMSMLFLGIGLISWLDMARIVRGQTLSLKNREFIEAARATGVSTWRIITRHIVPNLLGVVAVYATLLVPLMILTESFISFLGLGVQEPLTSWGALISEGAGTMSYGTLWQLAFPLFFFVITLFGFFFVGDGLRDALDPKER is encoded by the coding sequence ATGCGCTCGCTTGCCCATCGCATGACCGAGGTCAAGGGCCGGTCCCCTTGGGCCGATGCCCGCAGGCGGTTCTGGCGCAACAAGGCGGCCATGGCTGGTCTGGTGATCCTGATCCTGGTCGCGCTGTTTGCGATCTTCGGCAGCCAGTTCGCCGTCTGGTCGAACGAGGAGCTGGACTTCACCGTCATGGGCCAGGTCGCCACAATGGGCGCGCCCTCCTGGTCGAACGGCCATTACTTCGGCACCGACGACCTGGGCCGCGACCTGTTCGCCCGCACCGTGCAGGGCACGCAGATCAGCCTGCTGGTGGGGATCGTCGGCGCAGGCATCGCGGTGATCGTGGGTACGCTCTACGGCGCTGTCGCGGGCTATGTCGGTGGGCGCACCGACCAGGTGATGATGCGGACGGTCGATATCCTGATGTCGATCCCCTATATGTTTGTGCTGATCCTGCTGCTGGTGATGTTCGGCCGGTCCATGTCCATGCTTTTTCTGGGCATCGGCCTGATTTCCTGGCTGGACATGGCGCGGATCGTGCGCGGCCAGACCCTGTCCCTGAAGAACCGCGAGTTCATCGAGGCTGCTCGCGCCACCGGCGTATCGACCTGGCGCATCATCACCCGCCATATCGTGCCGAACCTGCTGGGCGTCGTTGCGGTTTATGCCACGCTTCTGGTGCCGCTGATGATCCTGACCGAAAGCTTCATCAGCTTCCTGGGCCTGGGCGTGCAGGAACCGCTGACCTCCTGGGGGGCGCTGATTTCGGAAGGCGCGGGCACCATGAGCTATGGCACCCTGTGGCAGCTTGCCTTTCCGTTGTTCTTCTTTGTCATCACGCTGTTCGGTTTCTTCTTCGTGGGCGACGGCTTGCGCGACGCGCTTGATCCGAAGGAACGCTGA
- the hisF gene encoding imidazole glycerol phosphate synthase subunit HisF produces the protein MLKTRIIPCLDVADGRVVKGVNFVDLIDAGDPVQAARAYDAAGADEICFLDIHATHENRGTMFDLVTRTAEQCFVPLTVGGGVRSHRDVRDLLLAGADKVSFNSAAVADPDVVAHAADRFGSQCIVVAIDAKTVADGRWEIFTHGGRKPTGIDAVEFARTVEGKGAGEILLTSMDRDGTRAGFNIPLTRAIADAVNIPVIASGGVGTLDHLVEGVTEGHASAVLAASIFHFGTFTIGQAKAHMAAAGIPMRLA, from the coding sequence ATGCTCAAGACCCGCATCATCCCCTGCCTGGACGTGGCCGATGGCCGCGTCGTCAAGGGCGTCAACTTCGTGGACCTGATCGACGCCGGCGACCCGGTCCAAGCCGCGCGCGCCTATGACGCAGCGGGCGCGGACGAAATCTGCTTCCTCGACATCCACGCCACCCATGAAAACCGGGGCACGATGTTCGACCTGGTGACGCGAACGGCGGAACAATGCTTCGTACCGCTGACCGTGGGCGGCGGCGTGCGCAGCCATCGGGACGTGCGCGACCTGCTGCTGGCGGGGGCCGACAAGGTCAGCTTCAATTCCGCCGCCGTGGCCGACCCCGATGTCGTGGCCCATGCCGCCGACCGCTTTGGCAGCCAGTGCATCGTCGTGGCGATCGACGCCAAGACCGTGGCCGATGGACGCTGGGAAATCTTCACCCATGGCGGGCGCAAGCCCACCGGCATCGACGCCGTCGAATTCGCCCGCACCGTCGAGGGCAAGGGCGCCGGAGAGATCCTGCTGACCAGCATGGACCGCGACGGCACGCGCGCCGGGTTCAACATCCCCCTGACCCGTGCCATTGCCGATGCGGTGAACATCCCCGTGATCGCCTCGGGCGGGGTCGGCACGCTGGACCACCTGGTCGAAGGGGTGACCGAGGGCCATGCAAGCGCGGTCCTTGCCGCCTCGATCTTTCACTTCGGCACCTTCACCATCGGCCAGGCCAAGGCCCACATGGCCGCAGCCGGCATTCCCATGAGGCTTGCATGA
- the selD gene encoding selenide, water dikinase SelD, which yields MDDQHKTEPRLTSLSHGGGCGCKIAPGVLTGLLRGTAMLPVPDALLVGIETSDDAAVYQLNDRQALVATTDFFMPIVDDPLDFGRIAATNAISDVYAMGGTPIMALSLVGMPINTLSGETIARILEGGAMACREAGIPIGGGHTIDSVEAIYGLVALGLVHPAHVKRNSGARPGDVLILGKPLGVGVMSAALKKGALSDEGYRAMIAATTKLNTSGPDLARLAGVHAMTDVTGFGLAGHALEMARGSGCELRLDWPAVPLLAEVRDLAAGEFVTGASGRNWASYGGDVVLSEGFADLDRALLTDPQTSGGLLVACAEDQADAALAIFAKHGFAEAVVIGRAVAGPGRIVIG from the coding sequence ATGGACGACCAGCACAAGACCGAACCGCGCCTGACTTCGCTGTCCCATGGCGGCGGCTGCGGCTGCAAGATCGCGCCGGGCGTGCTGACCGGGTTGCTGCGCGGCACCGCCATGCTGCCCGTTCCCGATGCGCTGCTGGTGGGGATCGAGACATCGGACGATGCTGCCGTCTACCAGTTGAACGACCGGCAGGCGCTTGTGGCGACGACGGATTTCTTCATGCCCATTGTGGATGATCCGCTGGATTTCGGGCGCATCGCCGCGACGAATGCGATCAGCGACGTTTATGCCATGGGCGGGACGCCGATCATGGCGCTGTCGCTTGTGGGGATGCCGATCAACACCCTGTCGGGCGAGACGATTGCCCGGATTCTGGAGGGTGGCGCCATGGCCTGCCGCGAGGCGGGCATTCCCATCGGCGGCGGCCACACCATTGATTCGGTCGAGGCGATCTATGGCTTGGTGGCGCTTGGCCTGGTCCATCCCGCCCATGTGAAGCGCAATTCGGGCGCGCGGCCGGGCGACGTGCTGATCCTGGGCAAGCCGCTGGGCGTGGGCGTGATGTCGGCGGCCCTGAAGAAGGGCGCGCTGTCCGACGAAGGCTATCGCGCGATGATCGCCGCCACAACCAAGCTGAACACCTCCGGCCCGGATCTGGCGCGGCTGGCGGGTGTTCATGCGATGACGGATGTGACGGGCTTCGGCCTGGCGGGTCACGCCCTGGAAATGGCGCGAGGGTCTGGTTGCGAGTTGCGGTTGGACTGGCCTGCCGTGCCGTTGTTGGCCGAGGTGCGCGATCTGGCGGCGGGCGAATTTGTCACCGGGGCGTCAGGGCGGAACTGGGCCAGCTATGGCGGGGATGTGGTGCTGTCCGAAGGGTTTGCCGATCTTGACCGCGCGCTGTTGACCGATCCGCAGACCAGCGGCGGGCTGCTGGTTGCCTGCGCCGAAGATCAGGCAGATGCCGCCTTGGCGATCTTTGCCAAGCACGGCTTTGCCGAGGCCGTGGTGATCGGGCGGGCGGTCGCAGGCCCGGGGCGGATTGTCATCGGCTGA